A section of the Roseovarius sp. W115 genome encodes:
- a CDS encoding IclR family transcriptional regulator — protein MAKGDANETRGQIPTNLRLLLLVEELAKAGGPMSPADLSLALDLPKPTVHRLLATAEDEGFIQRDVDGRSFGPGHRLRRLSANTLSSQRMRTERLAIMKKLAEQIGETCNLAAPGRYGMVYLDRVETHWPLRIQLPVGTQVPFHCTASGKLYLSSLRNDRLHRWMSTVTLEKKTEFTISDPKDLLAELAETRARGYSTDDQEFMEDMAAVAVGIDDNTGRLLTTLSIHAPIQRKGLNDLKSHLPALKLACEQLAQLI, from the coding sequence ATGGCAAAAGGCGACGCAAACGAAACCCGAGGTCAAATCCCGACCAACCTGCGTTTGCTCTTACTCGTAGAAGAGTTGGCAAAGGCCGGAGGCCCTATGTCTCCGGCCGACCTCAGCCTCGCTTTGGACCTTCCCAAACCAACCGTTCATCGTCTTTTGGCCACGGCGGAAGACGAAGGGTTTATTCAACGAGATGTCGATGGGCGGTCCTTTGGGCCCGGCCATCGACTGCGCCGTTTGTCGGCCAATACCCTGTCATCACAACGCATGCGAACAGAACGGCTGGCGATCATGAAAAAGCTGGCAGAGCAGATCGGCGAAACCTGCAACCTTGCTGCACCAGGCCGTTATGGGATGGTCTACCTTGATCGGGTCGAAACGCATTGGCCATTGCGCATTCAGCTGCCAGTTGGCACACAAGTGCCCTTCCACTGCACAGCCAGTGGGAAGCTCTATCTGTCGTCATTGCGCAATGACCGGCTGCATCGGTGGATGTCGACAGTCACGCTTGAAAAGAAAACCGAATTCACAATTTCGGATCCCAAAGATCTATTGGCCGAGCTAGCCGAGACCCGCGCGCGTGGATACTCCACGGATGATCAAGAATTCATGGAAGACATGGCGGCGGTTGCCGTAGGCATTGACGATAACACAGGTCGGTTGCTGACGACCTTGTCAATTCATGCGCCGATCCAGCGTAAGGGCCTGAATGATTTGAAGTCCCATTTGCCAGCGCTGAAGCTAGCCTGCGAACAGTTGGCGCAGCTTATCTGA
- a CDS encoding TRAP transporter large permease, translating to MSDPTIITLISIGATIFFMMGVPVFLVIAYWVIGMSFVLELQLLNMGAALQDVFTDGFALLAMPLFILTGDLINKSGIARRLSDFAYSCLGWIRGGLAMASLGACGLFAAISGSNSATTATIGSMLHPEMVKGGYDERFSAATAAAGGTVGIIIPPSIIFIVYGFLMNLPISDLFVAGIVPGAMMVGGMMLACFIICWRNGWGYLIALSPWRVFKTSLGAWLGFFAIGLVLWGIYTGKFSPTEAAGVTVGFGIIAGLVSWVVSKVFNMDQDKDWSEKSVPAMLVVEGFTIPQIPNIVMRSAQITGILAPLIAISVVMQQILSLLGAQEVIGNFVTSMGGFYPVLFTAMAIVFIFGMVLESLPVTIILAPILAPIAADIGVDPIHFAVVFLVGASIGFITPPYGLNLYVASGVTGVPYFRLLRYTVPYLFALISVWFIVALVPDLALALLPER from the coding sequence ATGAGCGATCCAACCATCATCACGCTGATCTCAATCGGCGCCACGATCTTTTTCATGATGGGCGTGCCGGTCTTTCTGGTCATCGCCTATTGGGTTATCGGCATGTCGTTCGTGCTGGAGTTGCAGCTTTTGAACATGGGCGCGGCCCTGCAGGACGTCTTTACCGACGGCTTTGCCCTGCTGGCCATGCCGCTTTTCATTTTGACGGGGGACCTGATCAACAAGTCCGGCATCGCGCGGCGTTTGAGCGACTTTGCATATTCCTGTCTGGGGTGGATCCGCGGCGGTCTGGCGATGGCAAGCCTTGGGGCCTGTGGTCTTTTCGCTGCGATCTCGGGCTCAAACTCGGCCACGACGGCCACGATTGGTTCGATGCTGCATCCCGAGATGGTCAAAGGTGGCTATGACGAGCGGTTCAGTGCCGCAACCGCGGCTGCCGGTGGTACGGTCGGGATCATCATTCCGCCGTCGATTATCTTTATCGTCTACGGTTTCTTGATGAACCTGCCGATTTCGGACCTGTTTGTGGCCGGGATCGTTCCGGGTGCGATGATGGTAGGTGGCATGATGCTGGCCTGTTTCATCATCTGCTGGCGCAATGGTTGGGGATATCTGATCGCCCTGTCGCCCTGGCGGGTGTTCAAGACGTCGCTGGGCGCGTGGCTGGGCTTTTTCGCCATAGGTCTGGTGCTGTGGGGCATCTACACCGGGAAGTTCTCGCCCACAGAAGCGGCGGGTGTGACGGTGGGCTTTGGCATCATCGCAGGCCTTGTCAGTTGGGTCGTCTCTAAGGTCTTCAACATGGACCAGGACAAGGATTGGTCTGAGAAGTCGGTCCCGGCGATGCTGGTGGTCGAAGGCTTCACCATTCCGCAAATCCCCAACATCGTCATGCGTTCGGCGCAGATCACTGGCATCCTGGCACCGCTGATCGCCATTTCGGTGGTGATGCAGCAGATCCTGTCGCTGCTTGGTGCCCAAGAGGTGATCGGCAACTTCGTGACCTCCATGGGTGGGTTCTATCCGGTGCTGTTCACTGCCATGGCCATTGTGTTTATCTTTGGCATGGTTCTGGAATCCCTGCCGGTGACGATCATTCTTGCGCCGATCCTAGCCCCTATTGCTGCTGATATCGGGGTTGATCCGATCCACTTTGCTGTGGTGTTCCTCGTGGGCGCGTCGATCGGCTTTATCACACCGCCTTACGGTTTGAACCTTTATGTCGCGTCTGGCGTGACAGGCGTGCCTTATTTCAGATTGTTGCGGTATACTGTGCCTTACCTGTTCGCCTTGATCAGCGTATGGTTCATCGTGGCGCTGGTGCCAGATCTAGCTTTGGCGTTGCTGCCTGAACGGTAA
- a CDS encoding TRAP transporter small permease encodes MEFIGGMGEIISALLSGDSFELQTALRGNAGLWPLGLIITLVGGALVAFIYRAVPFIERNLEPAVMIVAYLAIGYIIFAGVVQRFYLSGQPAWSTTLPPFLFLIMTWVGCSYNVKLRTHLAFSEFRKALPRTGQMLCLMLDAVLWIGFAWIVVVTTFQETVRAAANFAIMLGTDNVMQWWFLGTVPVAFILLVARVLENVSRDVRVYREGGEMIEQAVIGGDA; translated from the coding sequence ATGGAGTTCATCGGAGGGATGGGAGAGATCATCTCTGCCCTGCTTAGCGGCGACTCGTTCGAGTTACAGACGGCCCTGCGTGGCAACGCAGGGCTTTGGCCGCTTGGGCTTATCATCACGTTGGTCGGCGGCGCTTTGGTCGCATTTATTTACAGAGCCGTGCCCTTCATAGAGCGCAACCTGGAACCGGCGGTGATGATCGTGGCATATCTGGCCATCGGGTATATCATTTTCGCAGGCGTCGTGCAGCGGTTTTACTTGAGCGGCCAGCCCGCCTGGTCAACCACGCTGCCGCCCTTTCTGTTCCTGATTATGACCTGGGTGGGGTGCAGCTATAACGTCAAGCTGCGTACACACCTGGCGTTTTCAGAGTTTCGCAAGGCGCTGCCCCGGACCGGGCAGATGCTGTGCCTGATGCTGGATGCAGTGCTGTGGATTGGGTTTGCATGGATCGTAGTTGTCACGACGTTCCAAGAGACCGTGCGTGCCGCGGCAAACTTTGCCATTATGCTGGGCACGGACAACGTGATGCAGTGGTGGTTCCTGGGCACCGTTCCGGTGGCCTTTATCCTGCTGGTGGCGCGTGTGCTTGAGAATGTATCGCGCGATGTCCGTGTCTACCGCGAGGGCGGTGAAATGATCGAGCAAGCTGTGATCGGGGGTGACGCATGA
- a CDS encoding TRAP transporter substrate-binding protein, whose translation MGVYDRIKGVSRRDFFKIAGTYGMSSTLMAAGAFGGAMTAANLAKAAESTYDKRFSKEPKFNLKFGAAGFNQDNLLIERAGCLEFARDLEERTDGEIRVEFIGNNQICGQLSCVEKAQQGIVDIYAASTQNSAGGAPYLNVLDYAYMFRSRADQYYFMYHPESQRILRDPFEKRHGLKFLFTHAELRGIQLGLAWEDKDTVDNIDVLRGTKNRVTGTQLGRIAMNALGLNPVPVAWEETLDGLKQGLIDGAETWASAVAYANMSPVVSQCVDLRFFCGTEHTAMNAATFDSLGGELQDAVMESSYLAQVHVQAANEAALVNTVGFSHPHQGPDTIFAKNNVRVAALSDAEIKKAEEQCSPEFQPQLWEQWRERINGWADGIDTYQDIYNTVREHDITLAENVEPRRWWKG comes from the coding sequence ATGGGAGTTTACGATCGCATCAAAGGTGTTTCACGCCGCGATTTCTTTAAGATAGCAGGGACTTACGGCATGAGCTCGACGCTTATGGCCGCAGGTGCCTTTGGGGGCGCTATGACAGCCGCCAATTTGGCGAAAGCAGCAGAATCAACCTATGACAAACGATTCTCGAAAGAGCCAAAGTTTAATCTGAAGTTTGGTGCCGCTGGATTCAACCAAGACAACCTGTTGATCGAGCGCGCTGGCTGTCTCGAATTTGCGCGTGATCTGGAAGAGCGCACAGACGGTGAAATCCGCGTCGAATTTATCGGCAACAACCAAATCTGTGGTCAGCTGAGCTGTGTTGAGAAAGCGCAGCAGGGCATCGTGGATATCTATGCGGCGTCGACCCAAAACTCTGCCGGTGGTGCGCCATACCTGAACGTGCTGGACTATGCGTATATGTTCCGCAGCCGCGCGGACCAGTACTATTTCATGTACCATCCTGAATCGCAGCGTATCCTGCGGGATCCTTTTGAAAAGCGTCACGGGCTGAAATTCCTGTTCACCCATGCCGAACTGCGTGGCATCCAGCTGGGTCTGGCTTGGGAAGACAAGGACACTGTGGATAACATCGACGTCCTGCGTGGCACCAAGAACCGTGTGACGGGCACTCAGTTGGGCCGGATTGCGATGAACGCTCTGGGTCTGAACCCAGTGCCGGTTGCATGGGAAGAAACCCTTGACGGTCTGAAGCAGGGTCTGATCGACGGTGCGGAAACATGGGCCTCGGCCGTGGCATACGCCAACATGTCGCCCGTGGTCAGCCAGTGTGTGGACCTGCGGTTCTTCTGTGGCACCGAGCACACCGCGATGAACGCGGCCACCTTCGACAGCCTGGGCGGCGAACTGCAAGACGCAGTGATGGAATCGTCCTACCTGGCGCAGGTGCATGTGCAGGCCGCTAACGAGGCCGCACTGGTCAACACGGTTGGATTTAGCCATCCGCACCAAGGCCCGGACACGATCTTTGCGAAAAACAACGTTCGCGTTGCCGCGCTGTCGGATGCAGAGATCAAAAAGGCGGAAGAGCAGTGCTCGCCTGAGTTCCAACCGCAACTGTGGGAGCAGTGGCGCGAGCGGATCAACGGCTGGGCCGATGGCATCGACACATACCAGGACATCTACAACACTGTGCGCGAGCACGACATCACTCTGGCGGAGAATGTCGAACCTCGCCGCTGGTGGAAAGGCTAA
- a CDS encoding GMC family oxidoreductase: MQADYIIVGAGSAGCVLANRLSADPKSRVVLLEAGPVDRNPWIHIPVGYFKTIHNPKVDWCYETEPEPGLNGRSIEWPRGKVLGGSSSLNGLLYVRGQPQDYDRWAQMGNKGWSWEDVLPLFKRSEKNERGADEFHGDQGNLSVSNMRIQRPITDAWVAAAQAAGYPFNPDYNGATQEGVGFFQLTSRNGRRCSSAVAFLNPVKSRENLQIITHAQVEKIEVEGKRAVAVKYKDRSGNWQTVHANKEIILSGGSINSPQLLMLSGIGEAEQLKEHGIDVIADLPGVGKNMQDHLQARLVYKCNEPTLNDEVSSLFGQAKIGLKYLMFRAGPMTMAASLATGFMKTSDDLETPDIQFHVQPLSAENPGKGADPFSAFTMSVCQLRPESKGEIRLTSSDGRAYPKIIPNYLSTETDCRTVVAGVNIARTIATHAPLKSKISEEFRPHKDLPMDDYDATLDWARNNTASIYHPTGTCKMGQDKMAVVDADLKVHGIEGLRVADCSIMPEIVSGNTNAPAIMIGEKASDLILGTA, encoded by the coding sequence ATGCAAGCTGACTATATCATAGTGGGTGCTGGCTCTGCCGGTTGTGTTCTGGCGAACCGTCTAAGTGCTGATCCAAAATCGCGTGTTGTGCTGCTCGAAGCGGGTCCGGTTGATCGCAATCCCTGGATCCATATTCCAGTTGGATACTTTAAAACGATCCACAATCCAAAAGTTGATTGGTGCTATGAAACTGAGCCTGAACCAGGCTTGAACGGTCGCTCCATTGAATGGCCGCGTGGCAAAGTGCTCGGTGGGTCCTCATCCCTGAACGGGTTGCTATATGTGAGAGGTCAACCACAGGACTATGACCGATGGGCTCAAATGGGCAACAAGGGATGGTCCTGGGAAGATGTCCTGCCACTTTTCAAGCGCTCAGAGAAAAATGAGCGCGGTGCAGATGAGTTTCACGGTGATCAGGGTAACCTCTCGGTCTCAAATATGCGCATCCAGCGTCCGATAACCGATGCGTGGGTCGCGGCGGCGCAGGCCGCAGGATATCCGTTCAACCCAGACTACAACGGCGCGACCCAAGAAGGCGTTGGATTTTTCCAACTGACCTCACGCAATGGGCGGCGGTGTTCTTCGGCGGTAGCCTTTCTCAACCCGGTCAAGAGCCGAGAGAACCTGCAGATCATCACTCATGCGCAGGTGGAGAAAATTGAGGTTGAAGGCAAACGTGCCGTAGCTGTGAAATACAAAGACCGCAGCGGCAACTGGCAAACGGTGCATGCCAACAAGGAAATCATCCTTTCAGGTGGTTCCATCAACTCTCCACAGCTCTTGATGCTGTCGGGCATCGGGGAAGCCGAACAGCTTAAAGAACACGGCATTGACGTGATCGCCGATCTGCCCGGTGTGGGCAAAAACATGCAGGACCACCTGCAAGCGCGGCTTGTCTATAAATGCAATGAACCGACCCTGAATGATGAGGTCTCCAGCCTCTTTGGTCAGGCCAAGATCGGGTTGAAATACCTGATGTTCCGGGCCGGACCAATGACCATGGCCGCCAGCCTCGCCACCGGTTTCATGAAAACCAGCGATGATCTGGAAACGCCTGACATTCAGTTCCACGTCCAACCGCTTTCGGCGGAAAATCCGGGCAAAGGGGCTGATCCGTTCTCAGCTTTTACCATGTCGGTCTGTCAGCTGAGGCCTGAATCAAAGGGCGAAATTCGCCTCACCAGTTCTGATGGCCGGGCCTATCCAAAGATCATCCCGAACTATCTGAGCACCGAAACCGATTGCCGCACGGTGGTGGCTGGCGTGAACATCGCCCGCACCATCGCCACGCACGCGCCCCTGAAATCGAAAATCTCCGAGGAGTTCCGCCCGCATAAAGACCTTCCGATGGACGATTACGATGCCACATTGGATTGGGCGCGCAACAACACCGCCTCGATTTACCACCCAACCGGCACCTGCAAGATGGGTCAGGATAAAATGGCGGTGGTCGATGCAGACCTGAAAGTGCATGGCATCGAAGGGCTGCGCGTGGCGGATTGTTCGATCATGCCAGAGATCGTGTCAGGCAACACAAACGCTCCGGCGATCATGATCGGGGAAAAAGCCTCAGACCTGATCTTGGGCACGGCATAA
- a CDS encoding phosphoserine transaminase: protein MVLETPATRPANPRFSSGPCAKPPTFELSKLADAPLGRSHRAAVGKAKLKAAIEGTREVLGIPADYKIGIVPASDTGAVEMAMWNLLGARPVEMLAWESFGSGWVTDVVKQLKLDAEVKTAEYGEIVDLSTVDTNKDVVFTWNGTTSGVRVPNGNWIKADREGLTICDATSAAFAQDLPWDKLDVVTFSWQKVLGGEAAHGMLILSPRAVERLESYTPSWPLPKIFRLTKGGKLIDGVFEGATINTPSMLAVEDYLVALDWARSVGGLQGLMARADANAAAVAECVARVPWLENLAADPATQSNTSVCLKFNDARISDGAAFAKAVAKRLEAEGVALDVGAYRDAPPGLRIWCGGTVETSDVAALMPWIEWAFEAEITNLAEAV, encoded by the coding sequence ATGGTACTCGAAACACCGGCGACGCGGCCGGCTAATCCGCGTTTTTCATCTGGCCCCTGCGCCAAACCTCCCACATTTGAACTCAGCAAACTTGCCGACGCCCCTTTGGGCCGGTCGCACCGTGCGGCCGTAGGGAAGGCTAAATTGAAAGCCGCCATTGAAGGCACGCGTGAGGTCCTTGGCATTCCGGCTGATTACAAGATCGGCATTGTACCCGCATCGGACACCGGCGCTGTGGAAATGGCGATGTGGAACCTGCTGGGCGCGCGCCCGGTGGAAATGCTCGCCTGGGAAAGCTTTGGCTCCGGCTGGGTGACCGATGTGGTCAAGCAGCTCAAGCTCGATGCAGAGGTAAAGACCGCTGAGTACGGTGAAATCGTTGATCTCAGCACCGTGGACACCAACAAGGATGTGGTTTTCACCTGGAACGGCACAACCTCTGGCGTGCGTGTGCCGAATGGTAACTGGATCAAGGCCGATCGCGAGGGGCTGACCATCTGCGATGCCACCTCAGCGGCTTTTGCGCAGGACCTGCCTTGGGACAAGCTCGATGTTGTGACGTTCAGCTGGCAAAAAGTGCTCGGCGGTGAGGCGGCCCATGGCATGCTGATCCTCAGCCCCCGTGCTGTTGAGCGGCTGGAAAGCTATACGCCAAGCTGGCCTCTGCCGAAAATCTTCCGCCTGACCAAAGGCGGGAAACTGATTGACGGTGTCTTTGAAGGTGCCACGATCAACACGCCTTCCATGCTGGCGGTTGAAGATTATCTGGTAGCGCTTGATTGGGCGCGCTCAGTTGGTGGGTTGCAAGGGCTGATGGCCCGCGCCGATGCCAATGCAGCCGCTGTGGCAGAGTGTGTGGCGCGCGTGCCATGGCTCGAAAACCTCGCGGCCGATCCGGCCACGCAATCCAACACCTCTGTGTGTCTGAAGTTCAACGACGCACGGATCAGCGATGGGGCAGCTTTTGCCAAAGCCGTGGCCAAACGGTTGGAAGCTGAAGGAGTGGCTTTGGATGTGGGTGCGTATCGCGATGCTCCTCCGGGTCTGCGCATTTGGTGCGGTGGCACGGTGGAGACGTCAGATGTCGCCGCCCTGATGCCCTGGATCGAATGGGCCTTTGAGGCCGAAATCACCAATCTCGCCGAAGCGGTGTAG
- the serA gene encoding phosphoglycerate dehydrogenase: MAPKVLVSDKLSETAVQIFRDRGIDVDFMPDLGKDKEKLREIISQYDGLAIRSATKVTPKILEAADNLKVIGRAGIGTDNIDKDAASKKGVIVMNTPFGNMITTAEHAIALMFAVARQIPEASTSTHSGKWEKSKFMGVELTGKTLGVIGAGNIGGIVCARALGLKMKVLAYDPFLGQEKADQMGVEKVELDELLARADFITLHVPLTDQTRNILSRENLGKTKPGVRIVNCARGGLVDEAALAELLKSGHVAGAAFDVFAEEPATENPLFNLPNVVCTPHLGAATTEAQENVALQVAEQMSDYLLTGAVTNALNMPSVTAEEAKVMGPWIKLADHLGNFIGQMTDEPVKAINILYDGVVSGMNLDALTCASVAGIMKSANPEVNMVSAPLIAKERGIKISTTRQDKSGAFEGYIKLTVVTSERERSIGGTVFSDGKPRFIQIKGINIDAEIGRHMLYTTNHDEPGIIGALGQTMGENDVNIANFTLGRSAVGGEAIALLYVDSQVPDTVIAKLHETGLFQQIRALQFDVA; encoded by the coding sequence ATGGCCCCCAAAGTACTCGTCTCTGACAAGCTTTCAGAAACCGCCGTTCAGATCTTCCGCGACCGCGGCATAGATGTGGATTTCATGCCTGATCTGGGCAAAGACAAAGAGAAGCTGCGCGAAATTATCTCGCAATATGATGGGCTTGCCATCCGCTCAGCCACCAAGGTCACGCCGAAAATCCTGGAAGCCGCCGACAACCTCAAAGTCATCGGCCGTGCAGGCATCGGCACAGACAACATCGACAAGGACGCCGCCTCCAAGAAGGGCGTCATCGTCATGAACACCCCCTTCGGAAACATGATCACCACCGCCGAACACGCCATTGCTTTGATGTTCGCAGTGGCGCGTCAGATTCCAGAAGCCTCCACTTCAACCCATTCAGGAAAATGGGAAAAATCCAAGTTTATGGGCGTTGAACTCACCGGCAAAACCCTCGGTGTGATTGGAGCTGGGAACATCGGTGGCATCGTTTGCGCGCGCGCGCTTGGTCTGAAAATGAAGGTGCTGGCATATGACCCGTTTCTTGGTCAGGAAAAGGCTGATCAGATGGGCGTAGAGAAAGTCGAACTTGATGAGCTCCTCGCAAGAGCAGATTTCATCACGCTTCATGTGCCCTTGACAGATCAAACACGCAATATCCTAAGCCGCGAAAACCTCGGTAAAACCAAGCCGGGTGTCCGTATTGTGAACTGCGCCCGTGGGGGGCTAGTCGACGAAGCGGCGCTGGCCGAGTTGCTGAAATCCGGTCATGTGGCCGGCGCTGCATTCGACGTTTTCGCCGAAGAACCCGCCACCGAAAACCCGCTTTTCAATCTGCCAAATGTCGTCTGCACCCCGCATCTTGGAGCGGCTACAACCGAGGCGCAGGAAAACGTCGCTCTGCAGGTTGCTGAACAAATGTCGGATTACCTTTTGACCGGTGCTGTGACCAATGCGTTGAACATGCCGTCCGTGACCGCAGAAGAGGCCAAAGTCATGGGCCCATGGATCAAACTTGCGGATCACTTGGGCAACTTCATTGGCCAGATGACGGATGAACCTGTGAAGGCCATCAACATTCTTTACGATGGTGTAGTCAGCGGCATGAACCTTGATGCACTAACCTGCGCCTCTGTCGCTGGGATCATGAAGTCGGCAAATCCAGAGGTAAATATGGTGTCTGCGCCGCTTATCGCCAAAGAACGGGGCATCAAGATATCCACCACGCGCCAGGATAAATCAGGTGCGTTTGAGGGATACATCAAGCTCACAGTGGTCACATCCGAGCGTGAGCGCTCAATTGGTGGCACCGTGTTTAGCGATGGTAAACCTCGGTTCATTCAGATCAAAGGCATCAACATCGATGCCGAGATTGGGCGCCATATGCTTTATACGACGAACCACGATGAACCCGGGATCATCGGGGCGCTGGGTCAAACCATGGGAGAGAACGATGTGAACATCGCCAACTTTACCTTGGGGCGATCAGCCGTAGGTGGTGAGGCAATTGCGCTTCTCTATGTTGACTCGCAGGTTCCGGACACCGTGATCGCCAAGCTTCATGAGACCGGTCTCTTTCAACAGATTCGAGCCCTTCAATTCGACGTCGCTTAG
- a CDS encoding enolase C-terminal domain-like protein, whose product MTYSLTIKSVSARPAMVPLSRPITTAKIVIDKAPLVLIDVYAQEGVTGRSYIFGYTPLSLRPLTAMVENIADTLIGKTIDPVTRFAEMEAMFRLLGRQGVVGMAMAGLDVAFWDARAKAQDMSVAAVLGAEERPIKCYDSHGFFDPKRDEKDLELSLSQGFDALKFKLGAETVDDDLARLRAAKDIVGSDKALMLDYNQAFSSAEAIRRMRRIEEEFDLDWIEEPVLAEDYAGHRAVRAALRTPVQTGENWWLPDDAARAVQAEICDHAMLDLIKIGGVTGWMRAAAIAQGASLPVSSHLFPEASAHVLAATPNCHLLEWMDVTGAIAVEPYEIENGHLAPKGPGFGLEWDEKALAKYLL is encoded by the coding sequence ATGACCTATAGCTTGACGATCAAATCTGTTTCCGCGCGCCCAGCGATGGTGCCTTTGTCGCGGCCAATCACGACGGCCAAGATTGTCATCGACAAAGCCCCTTTGGTGCTGATCGATGTATATGCTCAGGAAGGTGTTACCGGCAGAAGTTACATCTTTGGTTATACGCCTTTGTCGCTTCGTCCGCTGACGGCAATGGTGGAGAACATTGCCGACACGCTGATTGGCAAGACCATCGACCCTGTGACACGATTTGCCGAAATGGAGGCGATGTTTCGTTTGCTGGGACGGCAGGGTGTCGTCGGCATGGCCATGGCCGGGCTTGATGTCGCGTTTTGGGATGCGCGTGCCAAAGCGCAGGATATGTCTGTGGCCGCTGTTTTGGGTGCCGAAGAAAGGCCAATCAAGTGCTATGACAGCCATGGTTTCTTTGACCCAAAGCGTGATGAAAAGGATCTGGAACTTTCTCTGTCACAAGGCTTTGACGCGTTGAAATTCAAACTTGGGGCGGAGACGGTCGACGACGACCTTGCGCGACTGCGTGCGGCAAAGGACATTGTCGGGTCTGACAAGGCACTGATGCTCGATTACAATCAGGCTTTTTCATCCGCCGAGGCCATTCGAAGGATGCGTCGGATTGAAGAGGAATTTGATCTGGATTGGATCGAAGAGCCGGTTCTTGCAGAAGATTATGCCGGGCATCGCGCGGTGCGTGCAGCCCTTCGAACACCGGTTCAAACAGGCGAAAACTGGTGGCTGCCCGATGACGCTGCACGCGCGGTGCAGGCCGAGATTTGCGATCACGCGATGCTTGATCTGATCAAGATTGGCGGTGTGACCGGTTGGATGCGGGCGGCGGCAATCGCCCAAGGTGCTTCGTTGCCAGTGTCAAGCCACCTGTTCCCGGAGGCGAGCGCCCATGTTCTGGCTGCAACGCCGAACTGCCATCTGCTGGAGTGGATGGATGTGACCGGTGCTATTGCCGTTGAGCCATACGAGATCGAGAATGGGCATCTTGCGCCAAAGGGGCCGGGGTTCGGCCTTGAATGGGATGAAAAGGCATTGGCAAAATACTTGCTATAA